The following coding sequences are from one Bufo bufo chromosome 2, aBufBuf1.1, whole genome shotgun sequence window:
- the LOC120990821 gene encoding taste receptor type 2 member 119-like, producing the protein MPPTFIVVSMIILGASTIFGVFTNLLIVIVNFVDKVRGRKLNPADLIMVTLGAFNVFFQFIMLINDYVSFLDRDLYSSEQIYTLFTVLLILPIFSSFWFTVCLSVYYYLQIMIFSHRFLIQLKLGVSQLIPKLLMASVFASVATGLPAAWYRHNGHLSLNLTINQSFELTAPKMNAVYMLPSTIISCSLPLTLIGIANGIIIKLLLSHSHKEDRNANGDLSLKAEARIRAAKTIGGLLILYISFYVSEVLLFVDAFSRNSPGFCACLVVIYIYPPAQSVVLILGSPRLKEVSLALVQCLFCKGQHKTIEVLFVNL; encoded by the coding sequence ATGCCTCCTACTTTTATTGTAGTGTCCATGATTATTTTAGGCGCAAGCACGATATTTGGGGTGTTCACCAACTTACTGATTGTCATTGTGAATTTTGTTGACAAGGTCAGAGGCAGAAAGCTCAATCCAGCAGATCTCATTATGGTGACCCTCGGTGCATTCAATGTATTTTTCCAGTTTATTATGCTGATTAATGATTATGTGAGTTTCTTGGATCGTGACCTCTACAGCTCTGAACAGATCTATACTTTATTTACCGTTCTGCTTATTCTGCCTATATTTTCCAGTTTCTGGTTCACAGTTTGTCTGTCGGTCTACTACTACTTACAGATCATGATTTTTTCTCACCGATTTCTAATCCAGCTTAAACTAGGAGTTTCTCAGCTAATACCAAAACTACTCATGGCTTCAGTTTTTGCTTCAGTGGCTACTGGCTTGCCAGCTGCCTGGTACCGACACAATGGCCACCTTAGTTTAAACCTAACTATTAATCAGAGTTTTGAACTAACTGCGCCAAAAATGAATGCTGTGTATATGCTCCCCAGCACTATCATTAGCTGTTCTCTTCCACTGACTCTAATTGGAATTGCCAATGGTATCATCATTAAATTGTTGCTTTCACACAGCCACAAGGAGGACAGGAATGCAAATGGAGACCTTAGTCTAAAAGCAGAAGCTCGTATACGTGCAGCTAAGACCATTGGTGGCCTTCTCATTctttatatttcattttatgtatCTGAGGTTCTCCTCTTTGTAGATGCTTTCAGTAGGAATAGTCCTGGATTCTGTGCCTGCTTGGTGGTAATTTATATCTATCCTCCAGCACAGTCTGTGGTTCTTATATTGGGAAGCCctaggctgaaagaagtctctcttgCTTTAGTACAATGTTTATTTTGTAAAGGGCAACATAAAACAATAGAGGTCTTATTTGTCAACCTCTGA